Proteins from a single region of Parambassis ranga chromosome 16, fParRan2.1, whole genome shotgun sequence:
- the LOC114448943 gene encoding kelch-like protein 38 produces MDCLPLEVFHYKDKEQSSNLLLQLNRLRQDNILTDVLLCSDNKEIPCHRNVLVSSSPYFRAMFCHNFIERQQTKINLKGITSAILSSIIEYVYTGLISISMDIVLPLMQAASMLQYGRLFEACSSFLQEQLSPDNCLSMIRLSEIMNCKSLRDKAKDMAMKSFSDVSASEDLCELSLQELMGYLEDDSLCAEEEQVFETLVAWIHHDPLSRRGAISDLFKKVRLRHIHPTYLFQFIANDPLIQSSTLCTELIESVRRLMFSVSTKCLDSAVDFKPLWVAPRRYTYNDMLVVIGGRKNNEQTSREAIVFDEKSQKWQWLAKLPVRLYKASYVTLHSVLYVIGGLTTNTKHSEVSTTVYTLSLKTNQWRTAEPMLESRFSHQSVSYLHFIFVLGGLGPDRRLTDSVERYNSMFNQWESMAPMPEAMLHPAVAATNQRIYMFGGEDAMQNPLRIIQVYHIARNMWSKMENRTVKNVSAPAVVMDEKIYIIGGYTRRMIAYDTKANRFIKCGNLKERKMHHSATVLNNKLYVTGGRYVNGHDIIEDSDTFECYDPKTDTWKSKGSLPYKLFDHGSLTLTCVSQTWEKS; encoded by the exons ATGGATTGCCTACCACTTGAGGTTTTCCACTACAAAGACAAAGAGCAGTCCTCCAACCTGCTCCTGCAGCTTAACAGGCTGAGACAGGACAACATCCTCacagatgtgctgctgtgttcagaCAACAAAGAGATTCCCTGCCACCGCAACGTCCTGGTATCCAGCAGCCCTTACTTCAGAGCCATGTTCTGCCACAACTTTATAGAGAGACAGCAGACCAAGATTAACCTAAAGGGCATCACGTCAGCCATTCTCAGCAGCATCATTGAATATGTTTACACCGGGCTCATTAGTATCAGCATGGACATCGTGCTCCCTCTGATGCAGGCGGCGTCGATGTTGCAATATGGCCGTCTTTTTGAGGCCTGCTCCAGTTTCCTCCAAGAGCAGCTGAGCCCAGATAACTGTTTGAGCATGATAAGGCTTTCTGAGATCATGAACTGTAAAAGTCTGAGAGACAAAGCAAAAGACATGGCCATGAAGAGCTTCTCTGACGTGTCAGCCTCTGAGGATCTGTGTGAGCTCTCCTTACAGGAGCTCATGGGGTACCTGGAGGATGACAGTCTTtgtgcagaggaggagcaggtcttTGAGACGCTGGTTGCCTGGATCCATCACGATCCTTTATCCAGGCGTGGTGCAATTAGTGACCTTTTCAAGAAAGTTCGCCTCAGACATATCCACCCCACCTACCTCTTCCAGTTCATCGCCAATGACCCTCTCATCCAGTCCTCCACTCTCTGTACCGAGCTCATTGAATCTGTGAGGCGCCTTATGTTTTCTGTAAGCACAAAATGCCTTGATTCTGCAGTGGATTTTAAACCTCTCTGGGTTGCACCAAGGCGCTACACCTACAATGATATGTTGGTGGTGATAGGTGGGAGGAAGAACAACGAGCAGACCTCCAGAGAGGCCATAGTGTTTGATGAGAAGAGCCAGAAGTGGCAATGGCTCGCCAAGCTGCCTGTCCGTCTTTACAAAGCCTCATACGTCACCCTGCACAGCGTCCTGTATGTTATTGGAGGGCTCACCACAAATACAAAGCACAGCGAAGTCAGCACGACTGTTTACACCCTCTCCCTCAAGACCAACCAGTGGCGGACAGCAGAGCCCATGCTGGAGTCACGCTTTTCCCACCAGAGTGTTTCATACCTCCATTTCATCTTCGTGCTCGGTGGCTTGGGACCAGACAGACGCCTGACGGACAGCGTGGAGAG GTATAACAGCATGTTCAACCAGTGGGAGTCCATGGCGCCCATGCCTGAGGCCATGCTGCACCCTGCAGTCGCCGCCACCAACCAGAGGATCTACATGTTTGGAGGCGAGGACGCCATGCAAAACCCTCTCAGAATAATACAG GTGTATCATATTGCCAGGAACATGTGGTCCAAGATGGAGAACAGGACAGTGAAGAATGTGTCTGCTCCTGCTGTTGTCATGGATGAAAAAATCTACATCATTGGAG GATACACCAGGAGGATGATTGCATATGACACCAAGGCCAACCGGTTCATCAAATGTGGCAAcctgaaggagaggaagatgcACCATTCTGCCACTGTTCTCAACAACAAACTCTACGTCACAGGTGGACGTTACGTCAATGGCCACGACATCATTGAGGACTCCGACACTTTTGAGTGCTATGACCCAAAGACAGACACCTGGAAGTCAAAAGGGAGTCTCCCTTATAAACTGTTTGACCATGGCTctctgactctgacatgtgtctcACAGACATGGGAAAAatcctaa
- the fbxo32 gene encoding F-box only protein 32 isoform X3: MPFLGQDWRSPGQSWVKTEEGWKKTTADDKNNNVSVQSFCKVEEEEECFNKENLLLSLSYDMAAKKRKKDLMNNNTKVPYFHREKWIYVHKGSTKERHGYCTLGEAFNRLDFCSAINDTRRFNYVVRLLELIAKSQLPSLSGVAQKNYMNILERVVQKVLDDQQNVRPIKELLHTLYVSLCGLVQDMGKSVLVGNINIWVHRMENILQWQQQLDNIQINRPTSTGMTLTDLPAILQLNIMQRLSDGRDLVSLGQVCPELGILTEDRLLWKKLCQYHFTDRQDTNHPCTANNPESCTSSLSPQDFISLFNF; encoded by the exons ATGCCTTTTCTCGGACAGGATTGGAGGTCACCGGGTCAGAGTTGGGTTAAAACCGAAGAAGGCTGGAAAAAGACGACAGCAGAcgacaaaaacaacaatgtcTCCGTGCAGAG CTTCTgcaaagtggaggaggaggaggagtgtttcAACAAGGAGaacctgctgctctctctcagcTATGACATGGCTgccaagaagaggaaaaaagaccTGATGAACAACAACACCAAGGTCCCCT ATTtccacagggaaaagtggattTACGTTCATAAAGGAAGCACCAAGGAG CGGCATGGATATTGTACACTGGGAGAGGCCTTCAACCGCTTAGATTTCTGCAGCGCCATCAACGACACAAGGAGATTTAATTACGTTGTCAGA cTCCTGGAGCTTATCGCCAAGTCCCAGCTCCCCTCGCTCAGCGGAGTGGCGCAGAAAAACTACATGAATATTCTGGAGAGAGTGGTACAAAAAG TCCTTGATGACCAGCAGAACGTCCGTCCCATCAAAGAACTGCTGCACACTCTGTACGTCTCGCTGTGTGGTCTTGTTCAGGACATGGGCAAATCTGTCCTGGTGGGGAACATCAACATCTGGGTGCACCGCATGGAGAACATcctgcagtggcagcagcagctggacaaCATCCAGATCAACAGG CCCACATCTACAGGCATGACTCTGACCGACCTGCCGGCCATCCTGCAGCTGAACATCATGCAGCGCCTGTCAGATGGCAGAGACCTGGTCAGTCTTGGACAAGTCTGTCCTGAGCTGGGGATCCTTACTGAGGACCGGCTGCTATGGAAGAAACTCTGCCAGTACCacttcacagacagacag GACACAAACCATCCCTGCACAGCCAACAACCCAGAAAGCTGCACCTCCTCCCTTTCACCTCAAGACTTTATCAGTCTTTTCAACTTCTGA
- the fbxo32 gene encoding F-box only protein 32 isoform X1, which produces MPFLGQDWRSPGQSWVKTEEGWKKTTADDKNNNVSVQSFCKVEEEEECFNKENLLLSLSYDMAAKKRKKDLMNNNTKVPYFHREKWIYVHKGSTKERHGYCTLGEAFNRLDFCSAINDTRRFNYVVRLLELIAKSQLPSLSGVAQKNYMNILERVVQKVLDDQQNVRPIKELLHTLYVSLCGLVQDMGKSVLVGNINIWVHRMENILQWQQQLDNIQINRPTSTGMTLTDLPAILQLNIMQRLSDGRDLVSLGQVCPELGILTEDRLLWKKLCQYHFTDRQIRKRLMVSDKGHLEWKKMYFKLSRCYPHREQYSDTLHFCTHCHILFWKDTNHPCTANNPESCTSSLSPQDFISLFNF; this is translated from the exons ATGCCTTTTCTCGGACAGGATTGGAGGTCACCGGGTCAGAGTTGGGTTAAAACCGAAGAAGGCTGGAAAAAGACGACAGCAGAcgacaaaaacaacaatgtcTCCGTGCAGAG CTTCTgcaaagtggaggaggaggaggagtgtttcAACAAGGAGaacctgctgctctctctcagcTATGACATGGCTgccaagaagaggaaaaaagaccTGATGAACAACAACACCAAGGTCCCCT ATTtccacagggaaaagtggattTACGTTCATAAAGGAAGCACCAAGGAG CGGCATGGATATTGTACACTGGGAGAGGCCTTCAACCGCTTAGATTTCTGCAGCGCCATCAACGACACAAGGAGATTTAATTACGTTGTCAGA cTCCTGGAGCTTATCGCCAAGTCCCAGCTCCCCTCGCTCAGCGGAGTGGCGCAGAAAAACTACATGAATATTCTGGAGAGAGTGGTACAAAAAG TCCTTGATGACCAGCAGAACGTCCGTCCCATCAAAGAACTGCTGCACACTCTGTACGTCTCGCTGTGTGGTCTTGTTCAGGACATGGGCAAATCTGTCCTGGTGGGGAACATCAACATCTGGGTGCACCGCATGGAGAACATcctgcagtggcagcagcagctggacaaCATCCAGATCAACAGG CCCACATCTACAGGCATGACTCTGACCGACCTGCCGGCCATCCTGCAGCTGAACATCATGCAGCGCCTGTCAGATGGCAGAGACCTGGTCAGTCTTGGACAAGTCTGTCCTGAGCTGGGGATCCTTACTGAGGACCGGCTGCTATGGAAGAAACTCTGCCAGTACCacttcacagacagacag atcCGTAAGCGCCTCATGGTGTCAGATAAAGGTCACTtggaatggaaaaaaatgtacttCAAGCTGAGCCGCTGCTATCCTCACAGAGAGCAGTACAGTGACACCCTGCACTTCTGCACACACTGCCACATCCTTTTCTGGAAG GACACAAACCATCCCTGCACAGCCAACAACCCAGAAAGCTGCACCTCCTCCCTTTCACCTCAAGACTTTATCAGTCTTTTCAACTTCTGA
- the fbxo32 gene encoding F-box only protein 32 isoform X4 — protein MPFLGQDWRSPGQSWVKTEEGWKKTTADDKNNNVSVQSFCKVEEEEECFNKENLLLSLSYDMAAKKRKKDLMNNNTKVPYFHREKWIYVHKGSTKERHGYCTLGEAFNRLDFCSAINDTRRFNYVVRLLELIAKSQLPSLSGVAQKNYMNILERVVQKVLDDQQNVRPIKELLHTLYVSLCGLVQDMGKSVLVGNINIWVHRMENILQWQQQLDNIQINRPTSTGMTLTDLPAILQLNIMQRLSDGRDLVSLGQVCPELGILTEDRLLWKKLCQYHFTDRQACTRCGYMYNARTHLLT, from the exons ATGCCTTTTCTCGGACAGGATTGGAGGTCACCGGGTCAGAGTTGGGTTAAAACCGAAGAAGGCTGGAAAAAGACGACAGCAGAcgacaaaaacaacaatgtcTCCGTGCAGAG CTTCTgcaaagtggaggaggaggaggagtgtttcAACAAGGAGaacctgctgctctctctcagcTATGACATGGCTgccaagaagaggaaaaaagaccTGATGAACAACAACACCAAGGTCCCCT ATTtccacagggaaaagtggattTACGTTCATAAAGGAAGCACCAAGGAG CGGCATGGATATTGTACACTGGGAGAGGCCTTCAACCGCTTAGATTTCTGCAGCGCCATCAACGACACAAGGAGATTTAATTACGTTGTCAGA cTCCTGGAGCTTATCGCCAAGTCCCAGCTCCCCTCGCTCAGCGGAGTGGCGCAGAAAAACTACATGAATATTCTGGAGAGAGTGGTACAAAAAG TCCTTGATGACCAGCAGAACGTCCGTCCCATCAAAGAACTGCTGCACACTCTGTACGTCTCGCTGTGTGGTCTTGTTCAGGACATGGGCAAATCTGTCCTGGTGGGGAACATCAACATCTGGGTGCACCGCATGGAGAACATcctgcagtggcagcagcagctggacaaCATCCAGATCAACAGG CCCACATCTACAGGCATGACTCTGACCGACCTGCCGGCCATCCTGCAGCTGAACATCATGCAGCGCCTGTCAGATGGCAGAGACCTGGTCAGTCTTGGACAAGTCTGTCCTGAGCTGGGGATCCTTACTGAGGACCGGCTGCTATGGAAGAAACTCTGCCAGTACCacttcacagacagacaggcatgtACACGCTGTGGATATATGTATAATGCACGCACACATTTGCTTACATGA
- the fbxo32 gene encoding F-box only protein 32 isoform X2, protein MPFLGQDWRSPGQSWVKTEEGWKKTTADDKNNNVSVQSFCKVEEEEECFNKENLLLSLSYDMAAKKRKKDLMNNNTKVPYFHREKWIYVHKGSTKELLELIAKSQLPSLSGVAQKNYMNILERVVQKVLDDQQNVRPIKELLHTLYVSLCGLVQDMGKSVLVGNINIWVHRMENILQWQQQLDNIQINRPTSTGMTLTDLPAILQLNIMQRLSDGRDLVSLGQVCPELGILTEDRLLWKKLCQYHFTDRQIRKRLMVSDKGHLEWKKMYFKLSRCYPHREQYSDTLHFCTHCHILFWKDTNHPCTANNPESCTSSLSPQDFISLFNF, encoded by the exons ATGCCTTTTCTCGGACAGGATTGGAGGTCACCGGGTCAGAGTTGGGTTAAAACCGAAGAAGGCTGGAAAAAGACGACAGCAGAcgacaaaaacaacaatgtcTCCGTGCAGAG CTTCTgcaaagtggaggaggaggaggagtgtttcAACAAGGAGaacctgctgctctctctcagcTATGACATGGCTgccaagaagaggaaaaaagaccTGATGAACAACAACACCAAGGTCCCCT ATTtccacagggaaaagtggattTACGTTCATAAAGGAAGCACCAAGGAG cTCCTGGAGCTTATCGCCAAGTCCCAGCTCCCCTCGCTCAGCGGAGTGGCGCAGAAAAACTACATGAATATTCTGGAGAGAGTGGTACAAAAAG TCCTTGATGACCAGCAGAACGTCCGTCCCATCAAAGAACTGCTGCACACTCTGTACGTCTCGCTGTGTGGTCTTGTTCAGGACATGGGCAAATCTGTCCTGGTGGGGAACATCAACATCTGGGTGCACCGCATGGAGAACATcctgcagtggcagcagcagctggacaaCATCCAGATCAACAGG CCCACATCTACAGGCATGACTCTGACCGACCTGCCGGCCATCCTGCAGCTGAACATCATGCAGCGCCTGTCAGATGGCAGAGACCTGGTCAGTCTTGGACAAGTCTGTCCTGAGCTGGGGATCCTTACTGAGGACCGGCTGCTATGGAAGAAACTCTGCCAGTACCacttcacagacagacag atcCGTAAGCGCCTCATGGTGTCAGATAAAGGTCACTtggaatggaaaaaaatgtacttCAAGCTGAGCCGCTGCTATCCTCACAGAGAGCAGTACAGTGACACCCTGCACTTCTGCACACACTGCCACATCCTTTTCTGGAAG GACACAAACCATCCCTGCACAGCCAACAACCCAGAAAGCTGCACCTCCTCCCTTTCACCTCAAGACTTTATCAGTCTTTTCAACTTCTGA